One window from the genome of Halomicrobium zhouii encodes:
- the rplX gene encoding 50S ribosomal protein L24 — protein MTRQPSKQRTNQRRAPLHEKQKQVRATLSDDLREEYGQRNVRVNAGDTVEVMRGDYAGEDGEVAAVNLDDATIHVEGVTVEAADGEEVPRPVDASNLRVIGLTLDDDRREARLESEEDSA, from the coding sequence ATGACTCGACAACCGAGCAAACAGCGAACGAACCAACGGCGCGCCCCGCTGCACGAGAAGCAAAAGCAGGTGCGGGCGACGCTGTCCGACGACCTCCGCGAGGAGTACGGACAGCGAAACGTCCGCGTCAACGCGGGCGACACCGTCGAGGTCATGCGCGGCGACTACGCCGGCGAAGACGGCGAAGTCGCGGCCGTGAACCTGGACGACGCCACCATCCACGTGGAGGGCGTCACGGTCGAGGCCGCAGACGGCGAGGAAGTACCTCGCCCGGTCGACGCGAGCAACCTTCGCGTCATCGGCCTGACCCTCGACGACGACCGTCGCGAGGCGCGTCTCGAATCGGAGGAGGATAGCGCATGA
- a CDS encoding 50S ribosomal protein L6, translating into MPRIELETPEDVDAEVDHLELTVSGPNGSVTRRLWYPDITVSVDDGAVVIESDEDDAKTMSTLGTFESHVENMYHGVTEGWEYEMELFYSHFPMQVDVEGGEVVIENFLGERAPRRAPIHGDTDVSVDGEELTLSGPDIEAVGQTAADIEQLTRVNDKDVRVFQDGVYITTKPSRGDA; encoded by the coding sequence ATGCCACGAATAGAACTCGAAACCCCGGAGGACGTCGACGCCGAGGTCGACCACCTCGAGCTGACGGTCTCCGGTCCGAACGGTAGCGTAACGCGGCGCCTCTGGTATCCCGACATCACGGTCTCCGTCGACGACGGGGCCGTAGTCATCGAGTCCGACGAGGACGACGCGAAGACGATGTCGACGCTCGGCACGTTCGAGAGTCACGTCGAGAACATGTACCACGGCGTCACCGAAGGGTGGGAGTACGAGATGGAGCTCTTCTACTCTCACTTTCCGATGCAGGTCGACGTGGAAGGCGGCGAGGTCGTCATCGAGAACTTCCTCGGCGAGCGGGCACCGCGGCGCGCCCCCATCCACGGCGACACCGACGTCTCCGTCGACGGCGAGGAACTGACCCTCTCCGGCCCGGACATCGAGGCCGTGGGCCAGACCGCCGCCGACATCGAACAGCTCACGCGCGTCAACGACAAGGACGTCCGTGTGTTCCAGGACGGCGTCTACATCACGACGAAACCGAGTAGAGGTGACGCCTGA
- a CDS encoding 30S ribosomal protein S3 yields the protein MADEQQFIEDGLQRTQIDEFFQDELGRAGYGGMDVAKTPMGTQIVLKAEKPGMVIGKGGKNIRKITTTLEERFNLDDPQIDVQEVDEPDLNAAIVADRLANALERGWYFRKAGHTTIDRIMESGALGAEIVLSGKVTGARSRVEKFNRGYIKHNGEPAETIVDAAVGTAVMKLGTIGVQVKIIPPNAELPDDFEVYEDAEVEDYVADTDGESVEELLEGEPEEADDTDEDAAADEAEADDSAADEEFEEVEEVEDVDESEDPVEETAEADADDVDDIVEEDLDEETAEEAAELMEEMEAEDDEEGDDE from the coding sequence ATGGCGGACGAACAGCAGTTCATCGAGGACGGACTCCAGCGGACGCAGATCGACGAGTTCTTCCAGGACGAACTGGGTCGCGCCGGCTACGGCGGCATGGACGTCGCCAAGACGCCGATGGGTACCCAGATCGTGCTCAAGGCCGAGAAGCCAGGGATGGTCATCGGCAAGGGCGGGAAGAACATCCGGAAGATCACGACCACGCTCGAAGAGCGATTCAACCTGGACGACCCGCAGATCGACGTCCAGGAGGTCGACGAGCCGGACCTCAACGCCGCCATCGTCGCCGACCGCCTGGCCAACGCGCTCGAGCGCGGCTGGTACTTCCGGAAGGCCGGTCACACGACGATCGACCGGATCATGGAGTCCGGCGCACTCGGCGCCGAGATCGTCCTCTCCGGGAAGGTCACGGGCGCACGCTCACGCGTGGAGAAGTTCAACCGTGGCTACATCAAGCACAACGGTGAACCCGCCGAGACCATCGTCGACGCTGCCGTCGGCACCGCGGTGATGAAGCTGGGCACCATCGGTGTCCAGGTGAAGATCATCCCGCCGAACGCCGAACTGCCCGACGACTTCGAGGTCTACGAGGACGCCGAGGTCGAGGACTACGTCGCCGACACGGACGGCGAGTCCGTCGAGGAGCTCCTCGAGGGCGAACCCGAGGAAGCCGACGACACGGACGAGGACGCAGCGGCCGACGAGGCCGAGGCGGACGACTCCGCGGCCGACGAGGAGTTCGAGGAGGTCGAAGAAGTCGAGGACGTCGACGAGTCCGAGGATCCGGTCGAGGAGACCGCCGAGGCCGACGCCGACGACGTCGACGACATCGTCGAGGAGGACCTCGACGAGGAGACCGCCGAAGAGGCGGCCGAACTGATGGAAGAGATGGAAGCTGAGGACGACGAGGAGGGTGACGACGAATGA
- a CDS encoding 30S ribosomal protein S14, producing the protein MSESETEQDQAADDEATEESVPTGQLEECQRCGREQGLVGKYNIWLCRQCFREISRGMGFKKYS; encoded by the coding sequence ATGAGCGAGAGCGAAACAGAACAAGACCAGGCGGCCGACGACGAGGCCACCGAGGAGTCCGTCCCCACGGGACAGCTCGAGGAGTGCCAGCGCTGTGGCCGCGAGCAGGGACTCGTCGGCAAGTACAACATCTGGCTATGTCGCCAGTGCTTCCGGGAGATCTCCCGGGGTATGGGCTTCAAGAAGTACAGCTAA
- the rpmC gene encoding 50S ribosomal protein L29, with protein MTVIHVEEVRDMTPAEREAELDDLETELLNTRAVKAAGGAPENPGRIKELKKAIARIKTIQNEEGDLE; from the coding sequence ATGACTGTCATCCACGTCGAGGAGGTCCGCGACATGACGCCCGCCGAACGCGAGGCGGAGCTCGACGACCTCGAGACGGAGCTGCTCAACACCCGCGCCGTGAAGGCGGCGGGCGGTGCGCCGGAGAACCCCGGCCGCATCAAGGAGCTGAAGAAGGCGATCGCGCGGATCAAGACGATCCAGAACGAGGAGGGGGACCTCGAATGA
- a CDS encoding 30S ribosomal protein S8: MTGNDPLASALSAVDNAESVGHLDQTLQPASNTIGSVLEVFYDRGYIDGFQFVDDGKAGKFEVELKGAINECGSVKPRYSVGADGYEKWEKRYLPARDYGTLVVTTSHGIMSHYDAREEGIGGQVIAYVY; the protein is encoded by the coding sequence ATGACAGGAAACGATCCACTCGCCAGCGCGCTTTCGGCCGTCGACAACGCCGAGAGCGTCGGCCACCTGGACCAGACGCTACAGCCCGCTTCGAACACGATCGGCAGCGTACTCGAGGTCTTCTACGACCGCGGGTACATCGACGGCTTCCAGTTCGTCGACGACGGCAAAGCCGGCAAGTTCGAGGTCGAACTGAAAGGTGCCATCAACGAATGCGGCTCGGTCAAGCCCCGCTACAGCGTGGGCGCGGACGGCTACGAGAAGTGGGAGAAGCGATACCTCCCTGCCCGTGACTACGGGACCCTCGTCGTCACGACGAGCCACGGCATCATGAGCCACTACGACGCCCGCGAGGAGGGCATCGGTGGCCAGGTCATCGCCTACGTATACTGA
- a CDS encoding 30S ribosomal protein S17 yields the protein MAIGLNVAEPDETCSDADCPFHGDLSVRGQTIEADVASTDMEKTVVVEREYDVKVPKYDRQMKRRSRIPAHAPDCLDLAVGDAVTIAECRPLSKTKSHVVVARSGGEE from the coding sequence ATGGCGATAGGACTGAACGTAGCAGAACCGGACGAGACCTGCTCCGATGCAGACTGTCCCTTCCACGGAGACCTCTCCGTGCGAGGACAGACCATCGAGGCGGACGTCGCGTCCACAGACATGGAGAAGACCGTCGTCGTCGAGCGCGAGTACGACGTCAAGGTGCCGAAATACGACCGCCAGATGAAGCGGCGGAGCCGCATCCCGGCACACGCACCAGACTGTCTCGACCTCGCGGTCGGCGACGCGGTCACGATTGCAGAGTGTCGACCACTCTCGAAGACGAAGAGCCACGTCGTCGTGGCTCGCTCGGGAGGTGAAGAGTGA
- a CDS encoding 50S ribosomal protein L14, producing MEALKADVTQGLEKGSLITCADNTGARELKVISVSGYSGTKNRHPKAGLGDKITVSVTKGTPEMRRQVLEAVIVRQRKPIRRPDGTRVKFEDNAAVIINENEEPQGTEIKGPIAREVAERFGSVASTATMIV from the coding sequence ATGGAGGCGCTGAAAGCCGACGTCACGCAGGGCCTGGAGAAGGGCTCGCTGATCACGTGTGCCGACAACACCGGCGCGCGAGAGCTCAAGGTCATCAGCGTCTCGGGTTACTCCGGGACGAAGAACCGCCACCCGAAGGCGGGCCTTGGCGACAAGATCACGGTCTCGGTGACGAAGGGGACGCCGGAAATGCGCCGGCAGGTCCTCGAGGCAGTCATCGTCCGACAGCGAAAGCCCATCCGACGACCGGACGGGACCCGCGTGAAGTTCGAGGACAACGCCGCCGTCATCATCAACGAAAACGAGGAACCGCAGGGGACCGAGATCAAGGGCCCGATCGCCCGCGAGGTCGCCGAGCGGTTCGGTAGTGTCGCGTCCACCGCGACGATGATAGTATGA
- a CDS encoding 50S ribosomal protein L22, giving the protein MGISYSVDADPDTTAKAMLRERQMSHKHSKAIAREIKGMKADDAVSYLDAVIEGERSVPFKSHNSGVGHRKDIEGWDAGRFPEKASKAFQDLLENAIGNADHQGLDGENMEIMHVAAHKVGESPGRKPRAMGRASAWNTMQVDVELILEEPEGEQ; this is encoded by the coding sequence ATGGGAATCAGCTACTCAGTCGACGCGGACCCGGACACCACGGCGAAAGCGATGCTCCGGGAGCGTCAGATGAGCCACAAGCACAGCAAGGCCATCGCCCGCGAGATCAAGGGCATGAAGGCCGACGACGCCGTCTCGTACCTCGACGCGGTCATCGAGGGCGAGCGGTCCGTCCCCTTCAAGTCCCACAACTCGGGCGTCGGCCACCGGAAGGATATCGAGGGCTGGGACGCCGGCCGCTTCCCCGAGAAGGCCAGCAAGGCCTTCCAGGACCTGCTCGAGAACGCCATCGGCAACGCCGACCACCAGGGTCTCGACGGCGAGAACATGGAGATAATGCACGTCGCCGCCCACAAGGTCGGCGAGTCCCCGGGCCGCAAGCCCCGCGCGATGGGGCGGGCCTCGGCCTGGAACACGATGCAGGTCGACGTCGAACTCATCCTGGAAGAGCCGGAGGGTGAACAGTAA
- the rpl4p gene encoding 50S ribosomal protein L4, which produces MQATIYDLDGDDVDDVDVPEVFETTVRPDLIGRAVRAAQANRKQDYGSDEYAGLRTPAESHGSGRGMAHVPRENGQARRVPQAVSGRRAHPPKAEKDQSLDLNTKERQLATRSAIAATADAELVADRGHQFDDGLDLPLVVSDDFEDLEKTQEVVDVLEALGVDADIERADETKIKAGQGKSRGRKYRRPSSILFVTSEEPSTAARNLAGADVTTAREVNAEDLAPGALPGRLTVWTQSALSEVAER; this is translated from the coding sequence ATGCAGGCAACTATCTACGACCTGGACGGGGACGACGTGGACGATGTGGACGTACCGGAGGTCTTCGAGACCACGGTACGACCGGACCTCATCGGCCGCGCCGTTCGCGCAGCCCAGGCAAACCGGAAACAGGACTACGGGAGCGACGAGTACGCGGGTCTCCGGACCCCGGCCGAGTCCCACGGCAGCGGCCGTGGTATGGCCCACGTCCCTCGCGAGAACGGGCAGGCACGGCGCGTCCCGCAGGCAGTGTCGGGCCGCCGCGCACACCCGCCGAAAGCCGAGAAGGACCAGTCGCTCGACCTCAACACGAAGGAGCGCCAGCTCGCGACCCGCTCGGCCATCGCCGCGACGGCCGACGCCGAACTCGTGGCCGACCGTGGTCACCAGTTCGACGACGGTCTCGACCTGCCGCTCGTCGTCTCCGACGACTTCGAAGACCTGGAGAAGACCCAGGAAGTCGTCGACGTGCTCGAAGCCCTCGGCGTCGACGCCGACATCGAGCGCGCGGACGAGACGAAGATCAAGGCCGGACAGGGCAAGTCGCGCGGACGCAAGTACCGCCGGCCCAGCTCCATCCTGTTCGTCACCAGCGAGGAGCCGTCGACGGCGGCGCGCAACCTCGCCGGTGCGGACGTGACGACGGCCCGCGAGGTCAACGCAGAAGACCTCGCACCGGGTGCGCTCCCGGGCCGACTCACCGTCTGGACCCAGAGCGCGCTCTCGGAGGTGGCAGAGCGATGA
- a CDS encoding 50S ribosomal protein L19e has protein sequence MTDLSAQKRLASEVLDVGKNRVWFDPERQEDLADAITREDVREMIDEGAIQAKEAQGNSRGRARERKAKQAYGHQQGAGSRKGKAGARQDPKEDWSSRIRAQRETLRELRDEGDLSSSQYRELYDKAGGGEFDSVADLQRYIDNNYGEQ, from the coding sequence ATGACGGACCTCTCCGCACAGAAGCGACTCGCCTCGGAAGTGCTCGACGTCGGGAAGAACCGCGTCTGGTTCGACCCCGAGCGCCAGGAGGACCTGGCCGACGCCATCACTCGCGAGGACGTTCGCGAGATGATCGACGAGGGCGCCATCCAGGCGAAAGAGGCACAGGGTAACTCGCGCGGTCGCGCGCGAGAACGCAAGGCGAAGCAGGCGTACGGTCACCAGCAGGGCGCTGGGTCCCGGAAGGGCAAGGCCGGCGCACGACAGGACCCCAAGGAGGACTGGAGTTCCCGCATCCGCGCACAGCGCGAGACGCTGCGCGAGCTCCGCGACGAGGGCGACCTGTCGAGTTCCCAGTACCGCGAGCTGTACGACAAGGCGGGCGGCGGCGAGTTCGACTCGGTCGCCGACCTCCAGCGGTACATCGACAACAACTACGGTGAACAATAA
- a CDS encoding 30S ribosomal protein S4e, whose product MTKHQKRLSVPKSWPVERKTETFTVKADAGPHGEAGVPLLIVLRDVLGYADSRKEARYALNEDSVEINGKAVSDEERPVGMFDILAFTERDEYYRVFPGEGGRLALTAIDPDAADSKLGKIVGKQYVSGGDVQLTLHDGETLLVEDDDEYTPNDSLVVDNEDGEVVAHFTYEEGALVTAVDGAHAGEIGSIDEIQVTPGSSSNNVIVEQEDGEGFETVEEYVVVIDENFTGGDDE is encoded by the coding sequence ATGACGAAACACCAGAAACGACTCTCGGTACCGAAGAGCTGGCCCGTCGAGCGGAAGACGGAGACGTTCACCGTCAAGGCCGACGCCGGCCCCCACGGCGAGGCAGGGGTTCCCCTGCTCATCGTCCTGCGGGACGTGCTCGGCTACGCCGACAGCCGCAAGGAAGCGCGCTACGCGCTCAACGAGGACAGCGTCGAGATCAACGGGAAGGCAGTCTCCGACGAGGAACGCCCCGTCGGGATGTTCGACATCCTCGCGTTCACGGAACGCGACGAGTACTACCGCGTCTTCCCCGGTGAAGGCGGTCGCCTGGCCCTGACGGCCATCGACCCCGACGCCGCGGACTCGAAGCTCGGCAAGATCGTCGGCAAGCAGTACGTCTCCGGTGGGGACGTCCAGTTGACGCTCCACGACGGCGAGACGCTGCTGGTCGAAGACGACGACGAGTACACCCCGAACGACTCGCTGGTCGTCGACAACGAGGACGGCGAGGTCGTCGCCCACTTCACCTACGAGGAGGGCGCGCTCGTCACCGCCGTCGACGGCGCACACGCCGGCGAGATCGGCAGTATCGACGAGATCCAGGTCACCCCTGGCAGCTCGTCGAACAACGTGATCGTCGAGCAAGAGGACGGCGAGGGCTTCGAGACGGTCGAAGAGTACGTCGTCGTCATCGACGAGAACTTCACGGGTGGTGACGATGAGTAG
- a CDS encoding ribonuclease P protein component 1, with protein MPLTPETLPRHELVGLDVEVVAASNPDAIGIEGRVVTETTRTLGIEGADRVWHVPKDGATFTFDLPSGERVRTAGSKLVARPARRTETTGDSQWR; from the coding sequence ATGCCTCTCACGCCCGAGACGCTCCCGCGTCACGAACTCGTCGGCCTCGACGTCGAGGTCGTCGCCGCGTCCAACCCGGACGCCATCGGCATCGAGGGCCGGGTCGTCACCGAGACGACGCGGACTCTCGGCATCGAGGGAGCAGACCGGGTGTGGCACGTGCCGAAGGACGGCGCGACGTTTACCTTCGACCTACCCTCGGGCGAGCGCGTCCGAACGGCGGGGTCGAAGCTCGTCGCCCGACCCGCTCGACGCACGGAAACGACAGGTGATTCACAATGGCGATAG
- the rpl3p gene encoding 50S ribosomal protein L3, giving the protein MPQPSRPRKGSLGFGPRKRAESETPRFNSWPDDDGQPGVQGFAGYKAGMTHVTLVNDEPNSAREGMEETVPVTVVETPPVRAVAVRAYEDTPYGQRPLTEVWADEFHSELDRALDVPENNDADAAEEQIRDALDAGNLGDVRVITHTVPDELANVPKKKPDVMETRVGGGSVEDRLDHALDLLADGGDHSMNDVFRAGEYTDIAAVTKGKGTQGPVKRWGVQKRKGKHARQGWRRRIGNLGPWNPSRVRSTVPQQGQTGYHQRTELNKRIIDIGEGDDASVDGGFVNYGEVDGPYTLVKGSVPGPDQRVVRFRPAVRPNDQPRLDPEVRFVSTASNQG; this is encoded by the coding sequence ATGCCACAACCAAGCAGACCACGAAAAGGCTCGCTGGGCTTCGGCCCACGCAAGCGCGCGGAAAGCGAAACGCCGCGCTTCAACAGCTGGCCCGACGACGACGGCCAGCCAGGCGTCCAGGGGTTCGCCGGCTACAAGGCGGGCATGACACACGTCACGCTCGTCAACGACGAACCCAACTCCGCCCGCGAAGGGATGGAGGAGACCGTCCCGGTGACGGTCGTCGAGACGCCGCCTGTGCGTGCAGTCGCAGTCCGAGCCTACGAAGACACGCCGTACGGCCAGCGTCCGCTCACGGAAGTCTGGGCCGACGAGTTCCACTCGGAACTCGATCGCGCTCTGGACGTTCCCGAGAACAACGACGCTGACGCCGCAGAGGAACAGATCAGAGACGCACTCGACGCCGGCAACCTCGGAGACGTGCGCGTCATCACGCACACCGTCCCCGACGAACTGGCCAACGTGCCCAAGAAGAAGCCCGACGTGATGGAGACTCGCGTCGGCGGTGGATCGGTCGAGGACCGCCTCGACCACGCCCTCGACCTGCTCGCCGATGGCGGCGACCACTCGATGAACGACGTGTTCCGCGCCGGTGAGTACACCGACATCGCGGCCGTCACCAAGGGTAAAGGGACCCAGGGCCCCGTCAAGCGATGGGGCGTCCAGAAGCGGAAGGGCAAGCACGCCCGCCAGGGCTGGCGCCGACGTATCGGCAACCTCGGCCCGTGGAACCCCTCGCGGGTCCGCTCGACGGTCCCCCAGCAGGGCCAGACTGGCTACCACCAGCGTACCGAGCTCAACAAGCGCATCATCGACATCGGCGAGGGCGACGACGCCTCCGTCGACGGCGGCTTCGTCAACTACGGCGAGGTCGACGGGCCGTACACGCTCGTCAAGGGCTCGGTGCCCGGTCCGGACCAGCGCGTCGTGCGCTTCCGGCCGGCGGTGCGTCCGAACGACCAGCCGCGCCTCGACCCCGAGGTGCGCTTCGTCTCCACCGCATCGAACCAGGGATAA
- a CDS encoding 50S ribosomal protein L2, producing the protein MGRRIQGQRRGRGTPTFRAPSHRYKADLSHRNVEDGDVVNGTVVDIEHDPARSAPLAAVEFEDGDQRLVLAPEGVGVGDNLQVGVSAEIEPGNTLPLAEIPEGVPVCNVEANQGDGGRFARASGVSAQLMTHDRNVAVVKLPSGEIKRLDPQCRATIGVVAGGGRTEKPFVKAGNKHHKMKARGTKWPNVRGVAMNAVDHPFGGGGRQHPGKPKSISRNAPPGRKVGDISSKRTGRGGDE; encoded by the coding sequence ATGGGACGACGCATTCAGGGACAACGCCGCGGTCGCGGGACGCCCACGTTCCGGGCCCCCTCGCACCGCTACAAGGCGGACCTGTCGCACCGAAACGTCGAAGACGGCGACGTCGTCAACGGGACGGTCGTCGACATCGAACACGACCCGGCACGCTCGGCGCCGCTCGCGGCCGTCGAGTTCGAGGACGGCGACCAGCGCCTCGTCCTCGCGCCCGAGGGCGTGGGCGTGGGCGACAACCTCCAGGTTGGCGTCTCCGCCGAGATCGAACCGGGTAACACGCTCCCGCTCGCCGAGATTCCGGAAGGGGTCCCGGTGTGCAACGTCGAGGCCAACCAGGGCGACGGCGGTCGGTTCGCCCGGGCCTCCGGCGTCAGCGCGCAGCTGATGACCCACGACCGCAACGTCGCGGTCGTCAAGCTCCCCTCCGGGGAGATCAAGCGGCTCGACCCGCAGTGTCGAGCCACCATCGGTGTCGTCGCCGGCGGTGGACGGACGGAGAAGCCGTTCGTCAAGGCCGGCAACAAGCACCACAAGATGAAGGCGCGAGGGACGAAGTGGCCCAACGTCCGCGGTGTCGCGATGAACGCCGTCGACCACCCCTTCGGTGGCGGCGGCCGCCAGCACCCGGGCAAGCCCAAGTCCATCTCGCGAAACGCACCGCCGGGCCGCAAGGTCGGGGACATCTCCTCGAAGCGGACCGGACGAGGTGGTGACGAATGA
- a CDS encoding 50S ribosomal protein L23: MTWDILKHPHVTEKAMNDMDFHNKLQFIVDSDAAKPEISEAIEDQYDVSVEGITTQNTMDGEKKAVVRLSDDDDAQEVASRIGVF, from the coding sequence ATGACGTGGGACATTCTCAAACACCCCCACGTCACGGAGAAAGCGATGAACGACATGGACTTCCACAACAAGCTCCAGTTCATCGTCGACTCCGACGCCGCTAAGCCCGAGATCTCCGAGGCCATCGAGGACCAGTACGACGTCTCGGTCGAGGGAATCACCACGCAGAACACGATGGACGGCGAGAAGAAGGCGGTCGTTCGTCTCTCCGACGACGACGACGCCCAGGAAGTCGCCTCCAGGATCGGGGTGTTCTAA
- a CDS encoding 50S ribosomal protein L32e codes for MAEDEEANNDVEEEVQNDSDEPQELTDISGVGGSKADALREAGFETVEDVRAADQSELAEAEGVGNALAARIKADVGGLEVDTETEAEVEEEGAEEAEPEEDVETELQPRGLVDKTPDLSEKESELLTQRRRVGKPQFNQQDYHKKKRVPTAWRRPRGQLSKQRRGVKGKGDKVEAGYRTPTAVRGKHPSGFEEVHVHNVDDLDGVDGDTHAVRIASKVGARKRERIEEVAEDEGIRVLNPTYVEVEVSE; via the coding sequence ATGGCAGAAGACGAGGAAGCAAACAACGACGTCGAAGAGGAAGTCCAGAACGACTCCGACGAACCGCAGGAACTCACCGACATCAGCGGCGTCGGTGGCTCCAAGGCCGACGCGCTGCGCGAGGCCGGCTTCGAGACGGTCGAAGACGTCCGCGCGGCCGACCAGTCCGAACTGGCCGAGGCCGAGGGCGTGGGCAACGCGCTCGCCGCCCGTATCAAGGCCGACGTCGGTGGCCTCGAAGTGGATACGGAGACCGAGGCCGAAGTCGAAGAGGAAGGCGCCGAAGAGGCAGAGCCCGAGGAAGACGTGGAGACGGAACTCCAGCCTCGCGGGCTCGTCGACAAGACGCCCGACCTCTCCGAGAAGGAGTCCGAACTGCTGACCCAGCGCCGGCGCGTCGGCAAGCCGCAGTTCAACCAGCAGGACTACCACAAGAAAAAGCGCGTCCCGACCGCCTGGCGACGCCCGCGCGGCCAGCTCTCGAAGCAGCGCCGCGGCGTCAAGGGCAAGGGCGACAAAGTCGAGGCGGGCTACCGCACGCCGACGGCCGTCCGCGGCAAGCACCCCTCCGGCTTCGAGGAGGTCCACGTCCACAACGTGGACGACCTCGACGGCGTCGACGGGGACACCCACGCCGTCCGCATCGCCTCCAAGGTCGGCGCTCGCAAGCGCGAGCGCATCGAGGAGGTCGCGGAAGACGAGGGCATCCGCGTGCTCAATCCCACCTACGTCGAAGTGGAGGTGAGTGAGTGA
- a CDS encoding 50S ribosomal protein L5 — protein MSSESESGGEFHEMREPSVEKVVVHMGVGQGGRELANAEEILAEVAGQEPVRTVARGTVAEFNIREGDPIGTKVTLRADDAHEFLDRALENVSLSATQFDDTGNFSFGVEEHTDFPSQEYDPSIGIYGMDVTVNLVRPGYRVAKRDKASRSIPSNHRLNAEDAVAFVESTYDVEVSE, from the coding sequence ATGAGTAGCGAATCCGAATCCGGCGGTGAGTTCCACGAGATGCGGGAACCCAGCGTCGAGAAGGTCGTCGTCCACATGGGCGTCGGGCAGGGCGGTCGCGAGCTCGCGAACGCCGAGGAGATCCTGGCGGAAGTCGCCGGGCAGGAGCCGGTTCGGACCGTCGCCCGCGGGACCGTCGCGGAGTTCAACATCCGCGAGGGCGACCCGATCGGGACGAAGGTCACGCTGCGAGCCGACGACGCACACGAGTTCCTGGACAGGGCGCTCGAGAACGTGAGCCTGTCGGCCACGCAGTTCGACGACACCGGCAACTTCAGCTTCGGCGTCGAGGAGCACACCGACTTCCCGAGCCAGGAGTACGACCCGAGCATCGGGATCTACGGCATGGACGTGACGGTCAACCTCGTCCGCCCCGGCTACCGCGTCGCCAAGCGGGACAAGGCGTCGCGTTCGATCCCGTCGAACCACCGACTCAACGCCGAGGACGCAGTGGCGTTCGTCGAGTCGACCTACGACGTGGAGGTGAGCGAATGA
- a CDS encoding 30S ribosomal protein S19 — translation MSSEYQIGHEGEFSYRGHTLEELQDLSLDEVAELLPARQRRSIERGLSEEKHKLLEKARDAEPEETANNPIRTHLRDMPVVPEFVDLTFAVHNGQSFERVSVEPEMIGHYLGEFQLTRTSVEHGQAGIGATRSSKFVPLK, via the coding sequence ATGAGTTCAGAGTACCAAATCGGCCACGAGGGGGAGTTCTCCTACCGTGGTCACACGCTCGAGGAGTTGCAGGACCTGTCGCTGGACGAGGTCGCGGAACTGCTCCCCGCACGGCAGCGGCGAAGTATCGAACGCGGCCTGAGCGAGGAGAAACACAAGCTCCTCGAGAAGGCCCGCGACGCAGAGCCCGAAGAGACGGCGAACAACCCGATCCGGACCCACCTGCGCGACATGCCGGTGGTCCCGGAGTTCGTGGACCTCACGTTCGCCGTCCACAACGGGCAGAGCTTCGAGCGCGTCAGCGTCGAACCGGAGATGATCGGCCACTACCTCGGTGAGTTCCAGCTCACCCGCACGTCCGTCGAACACGGACAGGCCGGTATCGGGGCGACGCGGTCCTCGAAGTTCGTACCGCTCAAGTAA